The following coding sequences lie in one Rutidosis leptorrhynchoides isolate AG116_Rl617_1_P2 chromosome 6, CSIRO_AGI_Rlap_v1, whole genome shotgun sequence genomic window:
- the LOC139854784 gene encoding uncharacterized protein, which translates to MLSILLEEIGCPTLTNRSDSWLCSINKEGAFTVKDSRVHLDSIRLPASITSTLWFKFLPRKVNVFLWRFRLDCLPVRWNLSAKGIDIVSVVCPSCDNGVETSKHIFFDCVLASEVWRKIRIWLNCDLPPFDSRDSFISWLEGVRFQFSSKNRIIAVVVTCLWALWRFRNGLVFHDSFCSRSNLFDVIRLVAFRWLKNRSRCVSNWNT; encoded by the coding sequence ATGCTATCTATTTTACTCGAGGAGATAGGCTGCCCAACTTTGACCAATAGATCTGATTCGTGGTTGTGTTCGATTAATAAAGAAGGGGCATTCACTGTTAAAGATTCGCGCGTTCATTTGGATAGTATTCGGCTTCCGGCATCGATTACTAGCACTCTATGGTTTAAGTTTTTGCCTCGCAAAGTTAACGTTTTTCTTTGGCGCTTTCGGCTCGATTGTCTTCCTGTTCGTTGGAATCTTTCCGCTAAGGGGATAGATATTGTTTCGGTTGTTTGTCCTTCTTGCGATAATGGGGTAGAAACGTCCAAGCATATTTTCTTCGATTGTGTGCTTGCTAGCGAGGTTTGGCGTAAGATTCGTATTTGGCTTAATTGCGATCTTCCTCCGTTTGACTCAAGGGATTCTTTTATTTCTTGGTTGGAAGGTGTTCGATTTCAATTTTCTTCAAAGAATCGGATCATTGCGGTGGTGGTGACGTGTCTATGGGCTTTGTGGCGTTTTCGTAATGGTCTTGTTTTTCATGATTCTTTTTGTAGTAGAAGTAATCTTTTTGATGTAATTAGACTAGTTGCTTTTCGTTGGTTGAAAAATAGAAGTCGTTGTGTTTCTAATTGGAACACATGA
- the LOC139851391 gene encoding uncharacterized protein — translation MAKPKNQVSIEDICKQIHGSLANVSLMVKIFKCQLTQQECQKTREKYIEMYGEDLSDHLQNMIDGQTSKTCTFLSLLMLNPHERDAIVAKDAIFKQRDSVNYKALIEIYVCRKSSHFFLIQQAYQSKFRRHLDQDIMSIEPPHSYQKMLMALAASQKAHSDDVSVHIGKCDAQRLFQTGEARSGGFKIDDGVVLEILSKRSISQLKLNFSMYKHIYGHSYTKHFKNKYDGEFEEALKFVVKLLTNAPKYYAKALEASMKRRTSDEGDLERIILSQKSEMDMNKIRKNYKNIYGMDLSDAIVDSLPIGDYRDLLVALTMKHTID, via the exons ATGGCAAAACCCAAAAACCAAGTCTCAATTGAAGACATTTGCAAGCAAATTCATGGTTCTTTGGCAAATGTTAGCCTCATGGTCAAAATTTTCAAATGTCAATTAACGCAACAAGAATGCCAAAAGACCCGCGAAAAGTACATAGAAATGTATGGAGAAGACTTATCTGATCATCTACAAAACATGATCGATGGTCAAACATCGAAGACGTGTACGTTCTTGTCATTGTTGATGCTTAATCCACATGAGCGCGATGCCATTGTAGCTAAAGACGCTATATTTAAGCAAAGAGATAGTGTGAATTACAAGGCTCTCATTGAGATTTATGTTTGTAGGAAATCAAGCCATTTTTTCCTAATCCAACAAGCTTATCAGAGTAAATTTAGAAGGCATTTGGACCAAGATATTATGAGTATTGAACCCCCACACTCTTACCAAAAG ATGTTAATGGCATTGGCTGCGTCACAAAAAGCTCATAGTGATGATGTTAGTGTACACATTGGCAAGTGTGATGCACAAAGGCTATTTCAAACAGGTGAAGCAAGATCTGGTGGGTTCAAGATTGATGACGGAGTTGTGCTAGAAATTTTAAGTAAAAGAAGCATTTCACAACTCAAGCTCAATTTCTCAATGTATAAACATATTTATGGCCATAGCTATACAAAG CACTTCAAAAATAAATATGATGGAGAGTTTGAAGAAGCACTAAAATTTGTGGTGAAATTACTGACCAATGCACCAAAGTATTATGCAAAG GCTCTAGAAGCAAGCATGAAGAGAAGAACAAGTGATGAGGGTGATTTGGAACGTATAATCCTAAGTCAAAAAAGTGAGATGGATATGAACAAAATAAGGAAGAACTACAAGAACATATATGGGATGGATCTAAGCGACGCGATAGTAGATAGCCTCCCGATTGGGGATTATAGAGACTTGCTCGTTGCGTTAACCATGAAACATACTATCGATTAA